Proteins from one Camelina sativa cultivar DH55 chromosome 8, Cs, whole genome shotgun sequence genomic window:
- the LOC104706507 gene encoding uncharacterized protein LOC104706507 — protein sequence MSLCTACGLRSRHCQCLQQASNENSDSDNASSEGANSDNEESAFKLTPASFCVVYLMYALAFAGLYFIFFVPVIFLFPILNPRCYVDVFAESFSVSNPSNANATADWNVGFTTMSPGNTCKVSLHTMKSRLIRGGKLISESATPDYFGLLVREKINDVPLPYAVFKTVATPRDGLVLDIRVEVVTSVKIDGGSRYEDGFLILTCGNIPVNFTADPAGNVKGSLLGYMRPCEYKFQEEFPLASF from the coding sequence ATGTCTCTTTGTACTGCGTGTGGTCTCAGGAGTAGACACTGCCAATGCCTTCAGCAAGCTTCAAACGAAAACAGTGACAGTGACAATGCAAGCAGTGAGGGTGCAAACAGTGACAATGAAGAAAGTGCGTTTAAACTTACACCAGCTTCCTTCTGCGTTGTATACCTCATGTACGCTCTCGCATTTGCAGGCCtctacttcatcttctttgtgcCAGTAATCTTTTTGTTTCCCATTTTAAATCCAAGATGTTACGTGGATGTCTTTGCTGAGTCATTCTCAGTTTCAAACCCCTCAAACGCAAATGCAACCGCTGATTGGAACGTCGGGTTTACAACAATGAGCCCAGGTAACACTTGTAAAGTCTCTCTCCATACAATGAAATCGCGTCTCATCCGCGGAGGCAAGCTAATCTCCGAGTCAGCCACTCCTGATTACTTCGGTTTGCTCGTAAGGGAAAAAATCAACGATGTACCGCTTCCTTATGCTGTTTTCAAAACGGTTGCAACCCCCCGCGACGGCTTGGTTTTGGATATCCGAGTGGAAGTTGTAACTAGCGTTAAGATAGACGGTGGGTCCCGTTATGAAGATGGTTTCTTGATCTTGACATGCGGCAATATACCGGTGAATTTCACGGCAGATCCGGCCGGAAATGTGAAGGGATCGTTGCTCGGATATATGAGGCCGTGTGAGTATAAATTCCAAGAGGAGTTCCCACTCGCATCTTTTTAG